In one window of candidate division WOR-3 bacterium DNA:
- a CDS encoding TonB family protein, whose protein sequence is MKVTTTKAYKYIYKTPRYSDHVGLIISIIIHIIIFLLLLLRQEIYTERTSLSVTLIEESKKREAEKKEVSKEEKKPGPEVRHKPNLFAAIQHTIEKPPPLPNINIKQRIEAPKIEISRKLPIEPGPIVPLKNIEIKSVTEEIGPQAKIDLKSLKTEETGIGSEIVVGQGVATSEILKRPAYKPTVDISKQVAEAGLGTGGAAPWGPGGGSGGAYGSGRIELKVKAEEPPPPQPVTSPSVSLRPETKKKEKKIEVEISGSIAGRKILNKIIPQYPSWAAERGVQAVITLKVEVEPDGTVRRNVLVIGTSGYPNWDNIVKEAVLSWKFEALQEKVIQSGYITFKFVLE, encoded by the coding sequence ATGAAAGTAACAACTACAAAAGCATATAAGTATATTTATAAAACCCCAAGATATTCAGACCATGTAGGTCTTATAATCTCAATAATAATACACATAATCATATTTTTACTTCTACTTTTAAGACAGGAGATATATACAGAAAGAACTTCCCTTTCTGTTACTTTAATAGAGGAATCAAAAAAGAGAGAAGCAGAGAAAAAGGAAGTTTCAAAGGAGGAAAAGAAACCCGGCCCCGAAGTTAGGCATAAACCCAATTTATTTGCGGCAATTCAACACACAATAGAAAAACCACCTCCGCTTCCAAATATAAATATAAAACAAAGAATTGAAGCACCTAAAATTGAAATTTCAAGAAAATTGCCAATAGAACCCGGTCCAATTGTTCCTTTGAAAAACATAGAGATAAAGTCCGTAACAGAGGAAATAGGTCCTCAGGCAAAAATAGATTTAAAATCTCTTAAAACAGAGGAAACAGGAATTGGTTCTGAAATAGTTGTAGGTCAGGGTGTAGCAACATCAGAAATATTAAAAAGACCTGCCTATAAGCCAACGGTTGATATATCAAAACAGGTTGCTGAAGCTGGACTTGGCACAGGTGGAGCTGCCCCATGGGGTCCTGGTGGAGGAAGTGGTGGAGCTTATGGAAGTGGAAGGATAGAGCTGAAAGTTAAAGCAGAGGAACCTCCGCCACCTCAACCAGTGACCTCTCCTTCTGTTTCTTTAAGACCTGAAACAAAGAAAAAAGAAAAAAAAATAGAAGTTGAAATTTCAGGCTCAATAGCTGGTAGGAAAATTTTGAATAAAATTATACCCCAGTATCCCTCCTGGGCAGCTGAAAGAGGTGTTCAGGCAGTTATTACCTTAAAGGTTGAAGTAGAACCTGATGGAACTGTTAGAAGGAATGTTCTTGTTATAGGCACAAGTGGTTACCCAAACTGGGATAATATTGTTAAAGAGGCGGTTCTTTCTTGGAAATTTGAAGCATTACAAGAAAAAGTTATTCAATCAGGTTATATAACTTTTAAGTTTGTTCTTGAATAA